TCTGTACAGGTGTCTGGGAAAGTCACCTACTGTGGTCATGAATTCCATGAATTTGTTCCTCAAAGAACCTGTGCTTATATTGGTCAACTTGATCTTCACCATGGAGAAATGACTGTGAGAGAGACACTGGATTTCTCGGGACGCTGTCTAGGGGTTGGCACAAGGTATCAGATGTTGGTGGAACTctcaagaagagagaaagaagcagGAATTAAGCCCGATCCTGAGATTGATGCATTCATGAAGAACACTGCAATGGCAGGCCAAAAGACTAGTTTGGTTACTGATTATATTCTCAAGGTTCGCTGTCTCTATTTCATGttgctaagttttttttttttttttttaaatgcttaaCAAGCAATTTAAAATAGCTGAACCTTTAAGAATATTTAACAGATACTTGGACTGGATATTTGTGCTGATATTATGGTTGGAGATGAAATGAGAAGGGGTATCTCTGGTGGACAAAAGAAGCGTGTGACAACTGGTACGTATTTTGGACAAGCCTAAGTTGTTTATCATGAAATTAGGAATCATTAATCTTACACAAAAGAATAATGTATCCGGTTCACATTCTTGTTTCTAATATGTAAGCATTTGTAATGATTCATTACCAATTTTGATCGTGATATTATAATTTGGTGCAGGGGAGATGTTGGTTGGACCAGCAAAGGCTCTTTTAATGGATGAAATATCGACAGGGTTGGACAGTTCTACCACTTTTCAGATTTGCAAGTACATGAGGCAAATGGTTCATATTATGGATGTGACTATGGTCATTTCTCTTCTACAGCCAGCACCAGAGACATTTGGTCTTTTTGATGACATTATCTTACTTTCAGAAGGACAGGTAGTCTACCAAGGTCCAAGAGAAAATATCCTTGAGTTCTTTGAGCACGTGGGTTTCAAATGCCCTGATAGGAAAGGAGTTGCTGACTTTTTACAAGAAGTAACATCCAAGAAGGATCAAGAACAATATTGGCTCAAGAACGACCCTTACAGATACATTTCAGTTTCTGAATTTGCCCAGGCCTTCGGCTCTTTTCACATAGGCCAACAGCTTGCAGTTGATCTTAGTGTTCCTTATGATAAATCTAGAGCGCACCCAGCTGCACTGGTGACAGAGAAGTATGGTATTTCAAATTGGGAACTATTCAGGGCTTGCTTTTCAAGGGAATGGCTGCTAATGAAGCGTAattcttttgtttatatattcAAGACTACTCAGATAACAATCATGTCCTTAATTGCCTTGACAGTTTTCCTTAGGACAGAAATGCCAGTGGGAACTGTTGCAGATGGAGGAAAATTTTTTGGAGCACTATTTTTCAGTCTGATTAATGTGATGTTCAATGGGATGGCTGAATTGGCAATGACTGTTTTCAGGCTTCCTGTCTTTTATAAACAAAGGGATTTCTTGTTCTATCCTGCATGGGCTTTTGGCTTACCCATTTGGGTCCTCAGGATCCCTCTATCATTCATGGAATCAGGAATATGGATCATTCTTACCTACTACACAATTGGATTTGCTCCATCTGCTAGCAGgtaaataagattttaaaattttgtccCCAGCAATTGATTTGCTGCTTAGTACTTACCAGTTGTTGGAATTGTATGTTTCAAACTTATGGGTTTATTAGTCTATGATTCTTTCATTGACACATTTCTTCCCTTATTACTTCAGGTTTTTCCGACAGTTCTTGGCATTCTTTGGCATACATCAAATGGCATTGTCCCTCTTTCGGTTCATTGCTGCAGTTGGAAGAACACAAGTTGTTGCAAATACGCTGGGTACCTTCACTTTGCTTTTGGTTTTTGTGCTTGGAGGATTCATCGTCGCCAAAAGTAATTCATCTCTTTCCAATCCAGCTGTCTGTGTATTTCAATGTTgatttatttgattaaaaaaaatgactccTCTTTAACTTTTTGGCCTGCAGATGACATTGAGCCATGGATGATATGGGGCTACTATATTTCTCCTATGATGTACGGACAAAATGCCATAGTGATGAATGAATTTCTTGATAAAAGATGGAGTGCGGTAAGATATCTTCATAGTTTAATTGTTTTCATATGTGAATTTCAGATTTGCATCCACTTTCCATACTTGCATATGCAAATTGAAGCTCAAATTATGCATTTTCAACACCATAAGCCATCAtggaaatttaacaaaatttatccATTGCAGCCCAATATTGACCCTAGATATAATGCACCAACAGTTGGAACGGTCCTTCTCAAGTCCAGAGGTTTCTATACCGAAGACTATTGGTTCTGGATTTGTATTGGAgcactttttggattttctcttctcttcaaTGTGTTATTTATTGCAGCATTGACTTACCTGAATCGTAAGTGATCTTATCTCATTCCTACTCAGAGACATGAAATTTCAGAGTTGACAAATCCTTGTGTGAAAAATGAATTTCAGCTCTGGGTGATTCAAAAGCCGTCATTGCGGATGATGAAAAtgacaagaagaagaaacattCATCCTCCAGACAACATGGAACAGAAGGTTTTTCTTTGACCTTTCTCCTTCAATTTTCATGATTTCCtaatttcaatgtttttacTGGTATTTAGTCAAAATTAGCTCATACAGTGACAACAGTAATTCTATTTCAATTAGAGAGatcaaaatttaacatgttGTTTTGTAACAACCAAAATATTATCTTGAAGAAGCTTGCATTAGCTTGATGATTCATCACATCTCTGCACAAAATACAGTTCACTATGCAACCATGAGTTTAGTTGTAACACCTTTAAGCAAGAGAGGTGGTGAGTTTAATGCAGTTACAcaacattagaaattagaacAACAGAAAACCTGATGCATTTTTCACAGATGGTTTTCTACTTATTACTTATAAATAATGATgcttttttacttattaaaacaGAAAAATCTTTTAACTTGAAGAAATATTCCTAACTGCATCAATGAATTTTTGCCTTCTCCTGAGATGGAAGATAATGCAAAAAATGGGCTAAAATATGCCACATGACTTTaaattttgagaagaagaatcaacaaaagaaacaagcATGCATGCTTGTTTCAGTGGTTAAATGAAGCTATCTTCTTCTAGATGCCTGAACATTTGTGAAACAATTACAGGTATTGATATGGCTGTGAGAACTTCTTCAGAAATTGTTGGTGCTTCACATAGTGCTCCAAAAAGGGGAATGGTTTTGCCCTTCCAACCCCTTTCACTTGCCTTTAACCATGTGAATTACTACGTGGATATGCCTGCTGTAAGTAACCTATTTTTAAATGCTCTGGTAAATTAATTTAGGCTTTCATTCACATTGTTGAATATCAAATGTCACTTTAAGttcttttcaaacttttatcaTACCTACCAAATGCTTATGTAAATTTTGGTCTTTCATACCAGGCAATGAAGACTCAAGGAGTTGAAGAAGATCGTCTTCAACTGCTACGAGATGTTTGTGGTGCTTTCAGACCAGGAATATTGACGGCACTTGTGGGTGTCAgtggtgctgggaagacaacCCTTATGGATGTGTTAGCTGGAAGAAAGACCGGTGGATACATTGAAGGAACCATCAACATCTCTGGTTACCCTAAGAACCAAGCAACCTTTGCTCGGGTTAGTGGTTACTGCGAACAGAATGACATTCATTCACCAAATGTTACTGTCTATGAATCTCTCCTATATTCAGCTTGGCTCCGTCTCTCTTCAGATGTAAAGACACAAACACGAAAGGTATGTTGCATGGTCTTCTAGAATCATCTTTCTAGACCTCTGTACATATTCATTTGTTTCTAAACACCCTGTCTGGATTCCTATTGCTTAAGGATCCAAGTTCTAACTGtgtaatttaatttgtatatttattttttgtttttggtatagATGTTTGTAGATGAAGTTATGGAGTTGGTTGAGCTTAAACCAATAAGAGACGCTCTAGTTGGCCTTCCAGGAGTTGATGGTCTTTCAACAGAACAAAGGAAGAGGCTGACAATAGCTGTGGAGCTTGTTGCTAACCCCTCTATCATCTTCATGGACGAACCAACATCTGGTCTTGATGCCAGAGCTGCTGCTATTGTTATGCGTACTGTGAGAAATACAGTGGATACTGGGAGAACTGTTGTATGCACAATCCACCAGCCTAGCATAGACATTTTTGAAGCTTTTGATGAGGTGCAGCTcacttttcttaattttgttaaag
The DNA window shown above is from Quercus lobata isolate SW786 chromosome 7, ValleyOak3.0 Primary Assembly, whole genome shotgun sequence and carries:
- the LOC115953032 gene encoding ABC transporter G family member 34-like, with translation MASALAGDDLARSSSSRRSWASGSFREVWTAPPDVFNRSGRQEDDEEELRWAAIERLPTYDRLRKGMLTQVLDNGKVVHDEVDVTNLGMQDKKLLMESILKVTEEDNEKFLRRLRDRTDRVGIEIPKIEVRYEHLSVEGDVYVGSRALPTLLNVTLNTIESILGLVHLAPSKKRKIQILKDVSGIVKPSRMTLLLGPPGAGKTTLLQALAGKLDKDLKVSGKVTYCGHEFHEFVPQRTCAYIGQLDLHHGEMTVRETLDFSGRCLGVGTRYQMLVELSRREKEAGIKPDPEIDAFMKNTAMAGQKTSLVTDYILKILGLDICADIMVGDEMRRGISGGQKKRVTTGEMLVGPAKALLMDEISTGLDSSTTFQICKYMRQMVHIMDVTMVISLLQPAPETFGLFDDIILLSEGQVVYQGPRENILEFFEHVGFKCPDRKGVADFLQEVTSKKDQEQYWLKNDPYRYISVSEFAQAFGSFHIGQQLAVDLSVPYDKSRAHPAALVTEKYGISNWELFRACFSREWLLMKRNSFVYIFKTTQITIMSLIALTVFLRTEMPVGTVADGGKFFGALFFSLINVMFNGMAELAMTVFRLPVFYKQRDFLFYPAWAFGLPIWVLRIPLSFMESGIWIILTYYTIGFAPSASRFFRQFLAFFGIHQMALSLFRFIAAVGRTQVVANTLGTFTLLLVFVLGGFIVAKNDIEPWMIWGYYISPMMYGQNAIVMNEFLDKRWSAPNIDPRYNAPTVGTVLLKSRGFYTEDYWFWICIGALFGFSLLFNVLFIAALTYLNPLGDSKAVIADDENDKKKKHSSSRQHGTEGIDMAVRTSSEIVGASHSAPKRGMVLPFQPLSLAFNHVNYYVDMPAAMKTQGVEEDRLQLLRDVCGAFRPGILTALVGVSGAGKTTLMDVLAGRKTGGYIEGTINISGYPKNQATFARVSGYCEQNDIHSPNVTVYESLLYSAWLRLSSDVKTQTRKMFVDEVMELVELKPIRDALVGLPGVDGLSTEQRKRLTIAVELVANPSIIFMDEPTSGLDARAAAIVMRTVRNTVDTGRTVVCTIHQPSIDIFEAFDELLLMKRGGQVIYAGPLGRYSQKLIEYFEAVPGVTKIRDGYNPATWMLEVTAPTVETHLNVDFADIYANSSLCLRNQELIKELSTPVPGSNDLYFPTKYSQPFSVQCKACFWKQHWSYWRNPQYNAIRFFMTIVIGVLFGLIFWNKGQKTDKQQDLMNLLGAMYAAVLFLGATNASAVQSVVAIERTVFYRERAAGMYSALPYAFSQVAIETIYTAIQTLAYTLLLYSMIGFEWKATKFLWFYYYIFTCFVYFTLYGMMVVALTPGHQIAAICMSFFLSFWNLFSGFLLPRPQIPIWWRWYYWASPVAWTLYGLVTSQVGDKNASLEIPEAGNMPLKEYLKVSLGFEYDFLPAVAVAHLGFVLIFFFVFAYGIKFLNFQRR